One region of Gossypium raimondii isolate GPD5lz chromosome 6, ASM2569854v1, whole genome shotgun sequence genomic DNA includes:
- the LOC105772586 gene encoding ninja-family protein mc410: MEDENGLELSLGLSYSALSAKSKGKISSSSDTRTEEGDKGVEIVDDFKNFLQTRTQKQDPGVSSHRSDPVKPLENFFNDLSKAAGDAEASVNLNGKRKILFDEINNPKKLEREAHHVDLSEKPKTSHISMTTEDGSTAENEDVAESEVEGSPLRLVSRHDDGSKRFIGVSDSSEVPKEVKLGNLNYGNPCPVQSVNVLNVPFSLTMKHSNSPGTPSSSGHTLPGMIHSRPSGNGEGSVNPGNLPVMFGYSPVQLPLLDKDNPWGTVSHLPQFHPMSVGKGPPNSDKHSDGLKISQASVHTIVRNSSEAAQYNGGTFKQVKGEGKQHATEESSCTPVDEDVKGSSSMSLRANAPLDQPTAEGVVTLDFSIIKPGIAADLKFGGSGSFPNLPWVSTTGTGPHGRTISGVTYRFSANQIKIVCACHGTQMSPEEFVRHASEECTDPDNKNRLATFPSTNPAGSAQT, encoded by the exons ATGGAGGATGAAAATGGGCTGGAGCTTAGCTTGGGTCTATCTTACAGTGCGTTGTCTGCCAAATCTAAAGGCAAAATTAGTAGTTCTTCAGATACTAGGACAGAAGAAGGCGATAAAGGCGTCGAAATTGTGGATGACTTTAAAAACTTTCTTCAAACCAGAACCCAGAAACAGGACCCTGGTGTCAGTTCTCACAGAAGTGATCCAGTGAAACCTTTGGAAAACTTCTTTAATGATCTTTCCAAGGCTGCTGGTGATGCAGAAGCCTCTGTGAACTTGAATGGTAAGCGTAAGATTTTGTTTGATGAGATAAACAATCCAAAGAAGCTTGAGAGAGAAGCTCACCATGTGGATTTATCTGAAAAACCCAAAACATCACATATCTCCATGACAACAGAAGATGGCTCTACTGCGGAGAATGAAGATGTAGCTGAGTCTGAAGTTGAGGGTTCACCCTTGAGGCTAGTTTCACGTCATGATGATGGTTCCAAGCGGTTTATTGGAGTTAGTGATTCTTCTGAGGTGCCGAAGGAGGTTAAGCTTGGAAACTTGAATTACGGCAATCCATGCCCGGTTCAATCTGTAAATGTCCTGAATGTGCCATTTTCATTAACAATGAAGCATTCTAACTCTCCTGGAACCCCCAGTTCATCAGGTCATACACTACCTGGCATGATACATAGTAGGCCTTCTGGAAATGGTGAAGGGTCAGTGAATCCTGGAAACTTGCCAGTTATGTTTGGTTATTCACCTGTTCAACTTCCACTGTTAGATAAGGATAATCCCTGGGGTACGGTCTCTCACTTACCACAGTTCCACCCGATGTCTGTTGGAAAAGGTCCACCTAATTCTGATAAGCATAGTGATGGATTGAAAATATCACAAG CTTCTGTGCATACAATTGTGCGCAATTCCTCTGAGGCTGCACAATATAACGGTGGAACATTCAAGCAAGTCAAAGGCGAAGGTAAACAGCATGCCACAGAGGAAAGCTCCTGTACTCCGGTAGACGAAGATGTAAAAGGAAGCAGCAGCATGAGTCTCAGAGCAAATGCTCCATTGGATCAACCTACAGCAGAAGGCGTAGTAACTCTTGATTTTTCAATCATAAAGCCTGGTATTGCCGCAGACCTGAAATTTGGGGGATCTGGTTCTTTTCCAAATTTACCATGGGTTTCAACCACAGGTACTGGCCCACACGGTAGAACAATTTCTGGCGTCACTTACAGATTCAGCGCAAACCAGATAAAGATTGTTTGTGCTTGCCATGGTACCCAAATGTCCCCTGAAGAGTTTGTTCGGCATGCCAGTGAAGAGTGCACTGATCCAGATAATAAAAACCGTTTGGCAA
- the LOC105771749 gene encoding putative B3 domain-containing protein At4g03170, protein MEQKKAKKIDHEEYKEIYGAALCISSFKHLILSPESAMNLQASLQATIDIPRVPSLNGLIGRCSQPFEKQLTETDVNSKQCRLSINKVDVENAVMPLLKEEEDVEKGIRVKVYDANGKEYPMTLKLWAHKLHVLKEGWIEFCTDHALLAHQDFLKLWVFRNLHTQDLCFFITSRRLQEFQPIKKRRLNA, encoded by the coding sequence ATGGAGCAGAAAAAGGCTAAGAAGATTGATCATGAGGAGTATAAGGAAATATATGGGGCTGCGTTATGTATTAGTTCATTCAAGCATTTGATATTAAGCCCTGAAAGTGCAATGAATTTGCAAGCATCATTGCAAGCCACCATTGACATTCCTCGGGTGCCGAGTCTTAATGGCCTCATCGGAAGGTGCAGCCAACCCTTTGAGAAGCAGCTCACTGAAACTGATGTGAATTCCAAGCAATGCAGGCTTTCAATCAATAAGGTTGATGTGGAGAATGCTGTGATGCCATTGTTGAAGGAAGAGGAGGATGTTGAGAAAGGGATTCGGGTCAAAGTTTATGATGCCAACGGGAAAGAGTACCCCATGACTCTCAAGCTTTGGGCGCATAAACTTCATGTCCTCAAAGAAGGTTGGATTGAGTTTTGCACTGATCATGCTTTACTTGCGCATCAAGATTTTCTTAAACTCTGGGTGTTTAGGAACCTCCACACACAGGATCTTTGCTTTTTCATCACTTCAAGAAGATTGCAGGAGTTTCAACCTATTAAGAAGAGAAGGCTCAATGCCTGA